The following proteins come from a genomic window of Lycium ferocissimum isolate CSIRO_LF1 chromosome 4, AGI_CSIRO_Lferr_CH_V1, whole genome shotgun sequence:
- the LOC132052349 gene encoding transcription factor BIM1-like isoform X4, whose amino-acid sequence MELPQSRPFATEGGKRTHDFLSLYSSPIEQDPRPSQGGYLKTHDFLQPLEQARKTVGKEENKVEVAIEKPPSAEHILPGGIGTYSISYLQQRVPKPEADTFAVTQASSTDRDDRNSNCSSYSGSGFTLWNESAIKKGKTGKENFTGDRHVVRAGVNIGAGELTTSLERQSQLSSNHNHNTATLSSLSSPQQPSAMENQSFMHMLTSAKNAQEEDYDEEEEFVVKKESPSPSRGNLSVKVDGRSSDQKPNTPRSKHSATEQRRRSKINDRFLKLREIIPHSDQKRDKASFLLEVIEYIQFLQEKVHKYEGSYQGMENKPSTLPWNKFHRLAQGFIDHSQGTNSASSPALIHAAKFDENKIGISATGPANVQKLEPIRTPNVKESSLLPELTNKAATHCMRPSTFPFCGNTSIASLQSILAPDAGMLELKSQSQFSLSRPNMTNYAVTNDKPKGQEVSIESGTISISSAYSQSRDLS is encoded by the exons ATGGAGCTGCCTCAATCCAGGCCTTTTGCAACAGAAG GGGGGAAAAGgacgcatgattttctttcacTGTATTCTTCACCTATTGAACAAGATCCAAGACCTTCGCAAG GTGGCTACCTAAAAACTCATGATTTCTTGCAACCTCTGGAACAAGCAAGGAAGACAGTtgggaaagaagaaaataaagttgAGGTAGCTATAGAAAAGCCTCCTTCAGCAGAACACATTCTTCCTGGTGGCATTGGCACCTATAGCATTTCTTATTTGCAGCAAAGGGTTCCAAAGCCAGAAGCAGATACATTTGCTGTTACACAGGCTAGTAGTACTGATAGAGACGATAGAAACTCAAACTGCAGTTCTTACTCGGGCAGTGGTTTCACACTATGGAATGAATCTGccataaaaaagggaaagacaGGGAAGGAGAATTTCACTGGAGATAGACATGTTGTTAGAG CAGGTGTGAATATTGGAGCAGGGGAACTCACGACCTCATTGGAACGGCAATCACAGTTGTcttcaaatcataatcataacacCGCTACCTTGAGCTCGCTCTCATCTCCTCA GCAACCATCAGCTATGGAGAACCAGAGTTTCATGCATATGCTAACATCGGCTAAGAATGCACAGGAAGAAGATTAtgacgaagaagaagaatttgttGTTAAGAAAGAGTCACCTTCACCTTCCAGAG GCAATTTATCAGTGAAAGTCGATGGAAGAAGCAGTGATCAGAAGCCAAATACTCCACGCTCGAAGCACTCAGCAACAgagcaaagaagaagaagcaagatCAATGACAG ATTTCTGAAGTTGAGAGAGATCATCCCTCACAGTGACCAGAAGAGAGATAAAGCATCATTCTTGCTTGAG GTTATTGAATATATTCAATTCCTGCAAGAAAAAGTGCACAAGTATGAGGGATCATATCAAGGCATGGAGAATAAACCTTCAACATTACCATGG AATAAGTTCCATAGATTGGCTCAAGGTTTCATTGATCATTCCCAAGGCACAAACAGTGCATCTAGTCCTGCACTTATACATGCTGCAAAGTTTGACGAGAACAAAATTGGAATCTCTGCTACAGGGCCTGCCAATGTACAGAAACTGGAGCCAATCAGAACTCCAAATGTGAAAGAAAGCAGCCTGCTACCCGAATTAACAAACAAGGCAGCAACACATTGTATGCGGCCAAGCACGTTTCCATTTTGTGGAAATACTAGCATAGCATCGCTACAGTCAATACTGGCACCTGATGCTGGCATGTTGGAATTGAAGTCTCAGTCTCAATTTTCACTAAGCAGACCGAATATGACTAATTATGCTGTTACAAATGACAAGCCAAAAGGTCAAGAGGTGTCTATAGAAAGTGGTACAATCAGCATCTCCAGTGCCTATTCTCAAAG TAGAGACTTGAGTTAA
- the LOC132052349 gene encoding transcription factor BIM2-like isoform X2 yields MELPQSRPFATEGGKRTHDFLSLYSSPIEQDPRPSQGGYLKTHDFLQPLEQARKTVGKEENKVEVAIEKPPSAEHILPGGIGTYSISYLQQRVPKPEADTFAVTQASSTDRDDRNSNCSSYSGSGFTLWNESAIKKGKTGKENFTGDRHVVRGVNIGAGELTTSLERQSQLSSNHNHNTATLSSLSSPQQPSAMENQSFMHMLTSAKNAQEEDYDEEEEFVVKKESPSPSRGNLSVKVDGRSSDQKPNTPRSKHSATEQRRRSKINDRFLKLREIIPHSDQKRDKASFLLEVIEYIQFLQEKVHKYEGSYQGMENKPSTLPWNKFHRLAQGFIDHSQGTNSASSPALIHAAKFDENKIGISATGPANVQKLEPIRTPNVKESSLLPELTNKAATHCMRPSTFPFCGNTSIASLQSILAPDAGMLELKSQSQFSLSRPNMTNYAVTNDKPKGQEVSIESGTISISSAYSQRLLNTLKQALQNSGVDLSQADMSVQIDLGKRASDRLNVSTSNFKGDNISTSNQPTPQFVDTSTREESVHAFKRLKTS; encoded by the exons ATGGAGCTGCCTCAATCCAGGCCTTTTGCAACAGAAG GGGGGAAAAGgacgcatgattttctttcacTGTATTCTTCACCTATTGAACAAGATCCAAGACCTTCGCAAG GTGGCTACCTAAAAACTCATGATTTCTTGCAACCTCTGGAACAAGCAAGGAAGACAGTtgggaaagaagaaaataaagttgAGGTAGCTATAGAAAAGCCTCCTTCAGCAGAACACATTCTTCCTGGTGGCATTGGCACCTATAGCATTTCTTATTTGCAGCAAAGGGTTCCAAAGCCAGAAGCAGATACATTTGCTGTTACACAGGCTAGTAGTACTGATAGAGACGATAGAAACTCAAACTGCAGTTCTTACTCGGGCAGTGGTTTCACACTATGGAATGAATCTGccataaaaaagggaaagacaGGGAAGGAGAATTTCACTGGAGATAGACATGTTGTTAGAG GTGTGAATATTGGAGCAGGGGAACTCACGACCTCATTGGAACGGCAATCACAGTTGTcttcaaatcataatcataacacCGCTACCTTGAGCTCGCTCTCATCTCCTCA GCAACCATCAGCTATGGAGAACCAGAGTTTCATGCATATGCTAACATCGGCTAAGAATGCACAGGAAGAAGATTAtgacgaagaagaagaatttgttGTTAAGAAAGAGTCACCTTCACCTTCCAGAG GCAATTTATCAGTGAAAGTCGATGGAAGAAGCAGTGATCAGAAGCCAAATACTCCACGCTCGAAGCACTCAGCAACAgagcaaagaagaagaagcaagatCAATGACAG ATTTCTGAAGTTGAGAGAGATCATCCCTCACAGTGACCAGAAGAGAGATAAAGCATCATTCTTGCTTGAG GTTATTGAATATATTCAATTCCTGCAAGAAAAAGTGCACAAGTATGAGGGATCATATCAAGGCATGGAGAATAAACCTTCAACATTACCATGG AATAAGTTCCATAGATTGGCTCAAGGTTTCATTGATCATTCCCAAGGCACAAACAGTGCATCTAGTCCTGCACTTATACATGCTGCAAAGTTTGACGAGAACAAAATTGGAATCTCTGCTACAGGGCCTGCCAATGTACAGAAACTGGAGCCAATCAGAACTCCAAATGTGAAAGAAAGCAGCCTGCTACCCGAATTAACAAACAAGGCAGCAACACATTGTATGCGGCCAAGCACGTTTCCATTTTGTGGAAATACTAGCATAGCATCGCTACAGTCAATACTGGCACCTGATGCTGGCATGTTGGAATTGAAGTCTCAGTCTCAATTTTCACTAAGCAGACCGAATATGACTAATTATGCTGTTACAAATGACAAGCCAAAAGGTCAAGAGGTGTCTATAGAAAGTGGTACAATCAGCATCTCCAGTGCCTATTCTCAAAG GTTGTTGAACACATTGAAACAAGCATTGCAGAATTCTGGTGTAGATTTGTCACAAGCCGATATGTCAGTGCAAATTGATCTTGGGAAAAGAGCAAGTGATAGATTAAATGTTTCAACGTCCAATTTTAAG
- the LOC132052349 gene encoding transcription factor BIM2-like isoform X3 codes for MELPQSRPFATEGGKRTHDFLSLYSSPIEQDPRPSQGGYLKTHDFLQPLEQARKTVGKEENKVEVAIEKPPSAEHILPGGIGTYSISYLQQRVPKPEADTFAVTQASSTDRDDRNSNCSSYSGSGFTLWNESAIKKGKTGKENFTGDRHVVRAGVNIGAGELTTSLERQSQLSSNHNHNTATLSSLSSPQQPSAMENQSFMHMLTSAKNAQEEDYDEEEEFVVKKESPSPSRVKVDGRSSDQKPNTPRSKHSATEQRRRSKINDRFLKLREIIPHSDQKRDKASFLLEVIEYIQFLQEKVHKYEGSYQGMENKPSTLPWNKFHRLAQGFIDHSQGTNSASSPALIHAAKFDENKIGISATGPANVQKLEPIRTPNVKESSLLPELTNKAATHCMRPSTFPFCGNTSIASLQSILAPDAGMLELKSQSQFSLSRPNMTNYAVTNDKPKGQEVSIESGTISISSAYSQRLLNTLKQALQNSGVDLSQADMSVQIDLGKRASDRLNVSTSNFKGDNISTSNQPTPQFVDTSTREESVHAFKRLKTS; via the exons ATGGAGCTGCCTCAATCCAGGCCTTTTGCAACAGAAG GGGGGAAAAGgacgcatgattttctttcacTGTATTCTTCACCTATTGAACAAGATCCAAGACCTTCGCAAG GTGGCTACCTAAAAACTCATGATTTCTTGCAACCTCTGGAACAAGCAAGGAAGACAGTtgggaaagaagaaaataaagttgAGGTAGCTATAGAAAAGCCTCCTTCAGCAGAACACATTCTTCCTGGTGGCATTGGCACCTATAGCATTTCTTATTTGCAGCAAAGGGTTCCAAAGCCAGAAGCAGATACATTTGCTGTTACACAGGCTAGTAGTACTGATAGAGACGATAGAAACTCAAACTGCAGTTCTTACTCGGGCAGTGGTTTCACACTATGGAATGAATCTGccataaaaaagggaaagacaGGGAAGGAGAATTTCACTGGAGATAGACATGTTGTTAGAG CAGGTGTGAATATTGGAGCAGGGGAACTCACGACCTCATTGGAACGGCAATCACAGTTGTcttcaaatcataatcataacacCGCTACCTTGAGCTCGCTCTCATCTCCTCA GCAACCATCAGCTATGGAGAACCAGAGTTTCATGCATATGCTAACATCGGCTAAGAATGCACAGGAAGAAGATTAtgacgaagaagaagaatttgttGTTAAGAAAGAGTCACCTTCACCTTCCAGAG TGAAAGTCGATGGAAGAAGCAGTGATCAGAAGCCAAATACTCCACGCTCGAAGCACTCAGCAACAgagcaaagaagaagaagcaagatCAATGACAG ATTTCTGAAGTTGAGAGAGATCATCCCTCACAGTGACCAGAAGAGAGATAAAGCATCATTCTTGCTTGAG GTTATTGAATATATTCAATTCCTGCAAGAAAAAGTGCACAAGTATGAGGGATCATATCAAGGCATGGAGAATAAACCTTCAACATTACCATGG AATAAGTTCCATAGATTGGCTCAAGGTTTCATTGATCATTCCCAAGGCACAAACAGTGCATCTAGTCCTGCACTTATACATGCTGCAAAGTTTGACGAGAACAAAATTGGAATCTCTGCTACAGGGCCTGCCAATGTACAGAAACTGGAGCCAATCAGAACTCCAAATGTGAAAGAAAGCAGCCTGCTACCCGAATTAACAAACAAGGCAGCAACACATTGTATGCGGCCAAGCACGTTTCCATTTTGTGGAAATACTAGCATAGCATCGCTACAGTCAATACTGGCACCTGATGCTGGCATGTTGGAATTGAAGTCTCAGTCTCAATTTTCACTAAGCAGACCGAATATGACTAATTATGCTGTTACAAATGACAAGCCAAAAGGTCAAGAGGTGTCTATAGAAAGTGGTACAATCAGCATCTCCAGTGCCTATTCTCAAAG GTTGTTGAACACATTGAAACAAGCATTGCAGAATTCTGGTGTAGATTTGTCACAAGCCGATATGTCAGTGCAAATTGATCTTGGGAAAAGAGCAAGTGATAGATTAAATGTTTCAACGTCCAATTTTAAG
- the LOC132052349 gene encoding transcription factor BIM1-like isoform X1, translated as MELPQSRPFATEGGKRTHDFLSLYSSPIEQDPRPSQGGYLKTHDFLQPLEQARKTVGKEENKVEVAIEKPPSAEHILPGGIGTYSISYLQQRVPKPEADTFAVTQASSTDRDDRNSNCSSYSGSGFTLWNESAIKKGKTGKENFTGDRHVVRAGVNIGAGELTTSLERQSQLSSNHNHNTATLSSLSSPQQPSAMENQSFMHMLTSAKNAQEEDYDEEEEFVVKKESPSPSRGNLSVKVDGRSSDQKPNTPRSKHSATEQRRRSKINDRFLKLREIIPHSDQKRDKASFLLEVIEYIQFLQEKVHKYEGSYQGMENKPSTLPWNKFHRLAQGFIDHSQGTNSASSPALIHAAKFDENKIGISATGPANVQKLEPIRTPNVKESSLLPELTNKAATHCMRPSTFPFCGNTSIASLQSILAPDAGMLELKSQSQFSLSRPNMTNYAVTNDKPKGQEVSIESGTISISSAYSQRLLNTLKQALQNSGVDLSQADMSVQIDLGKRASDRLNVSTSNFKGDNISTSNQPTPQFVDTSTREESVHAFKRLKTS; from the exons ATGGAGCTGCCTCAATCCAGGCCTTTTGCAACAGAAG GGGGGAAAAGgacgcatgattttctttcacTGTATTCTTCACCTATTGAACAAGATCCAAGACCTTCGCAAG GTGGCTACCTAAAAACTCATGATTTCTTGCAACCTCTGGAACAAGCAAGGAAGACAGTtgggaaagaagaaaataaagttgAGGTAGCTATAGAAAAGCCTCCTTCAGCAGAACACATTCTTCCTGGTGGCATTGGCACCTATAGCATTTCTTATTTGCAGCAAAGGGTTCCAAAGCCAGAAGCAGATACATTTGCTGTTACACAGGCTAGTAGTACTGATAGAGACGATAGAAACTCAAACTGCAGTTCTTACTCGGGCAGTGGTTTCACACTATGGAATGAATCTGccataaaaaagggaaagacaGGGAAGGAGAATTTCACTGGAGATAGACATGTTGTTAGAG CAGGTGTGAATATTGGAGCAGGGGAACTCACGACCTCATTGGAACGGCAATCACAGTTGTcttcaaatcataatcataacacCGCTACCTTGAGCTCGCTCTCATCTCCTCA GCAACCATCAGCTATGGAGAACCAGAGTTTCATGCATATGCTAACATCGGCTAAGAATGCACAGGAAGAAGATTAtgacgaagaagaagaatttgttGTTAAGAAAGAGTCACCTTCACCTTCCAGAG GCAATTTATCAGTGAAAGTCGATGGAAGAAGCAGTGATCAGAAGCCAAATACTCCACGCTCGAAGCACTCAGCAACAgagcaaagaagaagaagcaagatCAATGACAG ATTTCTGAAGTTGAGAGAGATCATCCCTCACAGTGACCAGAAGAGAGATAAAGCATCATTCTTGCTTGAG GTTATTGAATATATTCAATTCCTGCAAGAAAAAGTGCACAAGTATGAGGGATCATATCAAGGCATGGAGAATAAACCTTCAACATTACCATGG AATAAGTTCCATAGATTGGCTCAAGGTTTCATTGATCATTCCCAAGGCACAAACAGTGCATCTAGTCCTGCACTTATACATGCTGCAAAGTTTGACGAGAACAAAATTGGAATCTCTGCTACAGGGCCTGCCAATGTACAGAAACTGGAGCCAATCAGAACTCCAAATGTGAAAGAAAGCAGCCTGCTACCCGAATTAACAAACAAGGCAGCAACACATTGTATGCGGCCAAGCACGTTTCCATTTTGTGGAAATACTAGCATAGCATCGCTACAGTCAATACTGGCACCTGATGCTGGCATGTTGGAATTGAAGTCTCAGTCTCAATTTTCACTAAGCAGACCGAATATGACTAATTATGCTGTTACAAATGACAAGCCAAAAGGTCAAGAGGTGTCTATAGAAAGTGGTACAATCAGCATCTCCAGTGCCTATTCTCAAAG GTTGTTGAACACATTGAAACAAGCATTGCAGAATTCTGGTGTAGATTTGTCACAAGCCGATATGTCAGTGCAAATTGATCTTGGGAAAAGAGCAAGTGATAGATTAAATGTTTCAACGTCCAATTTTAAG